One part of the Polyangiaceae bacterium genome encodes these proteins:
- a CDS encoding tetratricopeptide repeat protein, with product MPSSPEPEPAEVIAVPPPPPKRPPPPARVSPDLIPPRNRASGGAQKKVDLGRTAILPEKADLGKTAVIAPKTDLGKTAVIPAPSSSTFDRALVLPNSGAKPPALATPIVPPATPAAVAAGGPIEDAYDANAAETISPPADLAVLDDEPTHVKAVPITSIKPLAERPGPRPKGLELKLPPLGDEARPPADDPDAFDDEAPTRRVDLQSLAREKSGARRKTPSVPDGTAEPAVLLVGFSDELREALSEALGRQSVFAETAEAGTVVPAVTVAAPDLVVLMGDGGRQETRALLDELASSPLSSVVPVALVTDDPDLGARLAAFRHGAAAVIPKSASVSTLAERISELVREIPERGDALGRVGEATLNELVDTLAHELRSGILSVKQEGEREGVRLVLGRGRPLATLIDEFVTRVRSQIEVAEPLLYEFDERAMGTVELLAADLEDELPAADVTGLRIILADDDSARADAVAQELRAHGAQVVVTDLEPSAAHFGRLRQLDPMVLVIGDNQLQGAGYHLVKMMREHRRLRWASLLVVHWDELWSEERGVPNTSVLLNRLAGLAEPERLISTRLATEEAFDTRLEALGPARLVRALTTEQALRVTVRNPRYYVQVSIAQNLIAGAVGFTQAGARLEGPQALAALLNIGSGRVHVEPGRASNATNLMSTVDVALGLAESEEPPIPESIPAPPPTDFPPALPRVGTQPAGLNSTQLIAPPVENHFPEAAASALAAPPLPGARPAPNLPVPNLSDGSEDLPGPNLSLRPPPKPGLGRRQKLMIGVGAGVGALCFLLILAIALGSKGKPEPKALASVPLQREEPASAVEPTKATPAETAPAPAEPEAKPEPTETEAKQAAPKTTESKPPESKSAEPKAAEAEMPQPEPAEAAPPPSDSGGDASGLPTPIQIKAKTCKQALAAEDPEAGGKGASLREIERGKRAIVAGDLPRAQRAYCQALVFSPEETRAMSGLGLVLMMQGDGEQAATYLKQAINDDVDDSRQLYGDALALSGHYQEAKAEWLKAADIEAGDVAQIESLAHINQTKADQSFRQRNYPRAERLYRRAVLLSPRRIEAAAGLARVLERWNRKKEALAWTKWLVVQRPKSGSYWVLLGDIQTDLGDKASAKDAYTKALQVEPGNREAQARLR from the coding sequence ATGCCGTCGAGTCCCGAACCAGAACCGGCGGAGGTGATCGCTGTGCCCCCGCCTCCTCCCAAGCGTCCGCCGCCGCCCGCGCGCGTCTCTCCGGATCTCATTCCCCCGCGGAACCGGGCGTCGGGCGGGGCGCAAAAGAAAGTCGATCTAGGGCGGACGGCGATCCTGCCTGAGAAGGCGGACCTCGGGAAGACGGCAGTCATCGCTCCAAAGACGGATCTGGGAAAGACCGCCGTGATCCCGGCGCCCAGCTCGAGCACCTTTGACCGAGCGCTCGTCCTGCCCAACTCGGGCGCAAAGCCGCCTGCCTTGGCAACTCCCATCGTCCCGCCCGCGACACCCGCAGCCGTGGCGGCTGGGGGTCCAATCGAGGATGCTTACGATGCGAACGCCGCGGAAACGATTTCACCTCCCGCCGACCTGGCGGTGTTGGATGACGAACCAACCCACGTAAAAGCCGTTCCCATTACGAGCATCAAGCCACTGGCTGAGCGGCCAGGGCCGAGGCCCAAAGGGCTCGAGCTGAAGCTACCGCCGCTCGGTGATGAAGCACGCCCCCCCGCGGATGATCCCGACGCGTTCGACGACGAGGCGCCCACGCGGCGGGTGGATCTGCAGAGCCTCGCGCGGGAGAAGTCCGGAGCAAGACGCAAGACGCCATCGGTTCCCGACGGAACTGCTGAGCCCGCAGTGCTCTTGGTTGGGTTCAGCGACGAGCTACGCGAGGCGCTCTCGGAGGCCCTGGGGCGCCAGTCCGTGTTTGCGGAGACGGCGGAAGCGGGGACCGTGGTTCCAGCGGTTACCGTGGCGGCGCCCGACCTTGTCGTGCTGATGGGTGATGGCGGTCGGCAAGAGACGCGAGCGCTCTTGGATGAGCTGGCATCTTCGCCGCTCAGCTCCGTGGTTCCCGTGGCGCTGGTCACCGACGATCCCGATCTCGGGGCGCGCTTGGCAGCGTTCCGTCACGGCGCAGCTGCGGTGATTCCGAAGAGCGCCAGCGTGAGCACGTTGGCGGAGCGCATCTCCGAGCTGGTGCGTGAAATCCCCGAGCGCGGTGACGCGCTGGGGCGAGTCGGCGAAGCAACGCTCAACGAGCTGGTCGACACGTTGGCCCACGAGCTTCGCAGCGGAATCCTGTCGGTGAAACAGGAAGGCGAGCGCGAAGGCGTGCGCCTGGTGCTGGGTCGCGGACGTCCCCTGGCAACGCTGATCGACGAGTTCGTGACCCGCGTGCGCAGCCAGATCGAGGTCGCGGAGCCGCTGCTCTACGAGTTCGACGAGCGCGCGATGGGAACCGTGGAGCTGCTCGCCGCGGACCTCGAGGACGAGCTTCCTGCGGCTGATGTCACGGGCCTGCGGATCATCCTCGCTGACGACGACTCGGCACGCGCTGATGCGGTTGCTCAGGAGCTGCGGGCTCACGGCGCGCAGGTCGTGGTGACCGATTTGGAGCCTTCCGCGGCCCACTTCGGGCGTTTGCGGCAGCTGGATCCGATGGTCCTGGTGATCGGAGACAATCAGCTCCAAGGCGCCGGCTACCATCTGGTCAAGATGATGCGCGAGCATCGTCGACTGCGCTGGGCATCGCTATTAGTCGTGCACTGGGACGAGCTCTGGTCCGAAGAGCGTGGTGTCCCCAACACATCCGTGTTGCTCAATCGCCTGGCTGGGCTGGCGGAGCCGGAGCGGCTGATCTCTACGCGTTTGGCGACCGAGGAAGCCTTCGACACCCGACTGGAAGCCCTCGGGCCCGCGCGCTTGGTACGGGCGCTGACCACAGAGCAGGCTTTGCGTGTTACCGTGCGGAATCCTCGGTACTACGTGCAGGTGTCGATCGCCCAGAACCTGATCGCAGGCGCCGTGGGATTCACCCAGGCCGGTGCTCGCTTGGAAGGGCCCCAGGCGTTGGCGGCGCTGCTGAACATCGGCTCCGGTCGCGTACACGTCGAGCCAGGGCGCGCGAGCAACGCGACCAACTTGATGTCGACAGTCGACGTCGCGCTGGGCTTGGCAGAGTCTGAAGAGCCGCCGATCCCGGAGTCCATCCCTGCACCTCCACCGACCGACTTTCCACCGGCGCTGCCGCGGGTCGGCACTCAGCCAGCGGGGTTGAACAGCACTCAGCTGATCGCTCCGCCCGTCGAAAACCATTTCCCCGAGGCAGCCGCGAGCGCGCTGGCGGCGCCACCGCTACCAGGAGCGCGGCCGGCTCCGAACTTGCCGGTCCCCAACCTGAGCGATGGCTCGGAGGACCTCCCAGGGCCGAATCTCAGCCTGCGGCCACCACCAAAGCCGGGCCTCGGGCGCAGGCAGAAGCTGATGATCGGCGTTGGGGCTGGCGTGGGTGCGCTGTGCTTCCTGCTCATTCTCGCAATCGCCCTCGGAAGCAAGGGCAAGCCGGAGCCAAAAGCGCTCGCCAGCGTGCCGCTACAGCGGGAGGAGCCCGCAAGCGCCGTCGAGCCGACGAAGGCGACGCCCGCGGAAACGGCACCCGCGCCCGCCGAGCCAGAAGCGAAACCTGAACCAACCGAGACCGAGGCGAAGCAGGCTGCGCCCAAGACGACCGAGTCCAAACCGCCTGAGTCTAAGTCCGCTGAGCCGAAGGCGGCGGAAGCCGAGATGCCACAGCCGGAGCCTGCCGAGGCCGCGCCGCCGCCGAGTGACTCCGGGGGTGACGCATCGGGCTTGCCCACGCCAATCCAAATCAAGGCCAAGACGTGCAAGCAAGCGCTCGCCGCAGAGGACCCGGAGGCAGGCGGAAAGGGCGCCTCGCTGCGCGAGATTGAACGCGGGAAGCGCGCAATCGTAGCCGGAGACCTGCCACGCGCCCAGCGCGCCTACTGCCAGGCGCTCGTGTTTTCCCCCGAGGAAACGCGAGCGATGAGCGGGTTAGGCCTCGTGCTGATGATGCAGGGCGACGGCGAACAGGCCGCGACCTATCTGAAGCAAGCGATCAACGACGACGTTGACGACTCGCGGCAGCTCTATGGCGACGCCCTGGCCTTGTCCGGCCACTACCAAGAGGCCAAGGCTGAGTGGCTCAAAGCAGCCGACATCGAGGCTGGCGATGTCGCTCAAATCGAGAGCCTCGCGCACATCAATCAGACGAAAGCGGACCAGTCGTTTCGCCAGCGCAACTACCCGCGGGCTGAGCGGCTCTATCGCCGTGCGGTGTTGCTATCGCCAAGGCGCATCGAAGCCGCAGCAGGCCTGGCGCGAGTGCTCGAGCGGTGGAACCGCAAGAAGGAAGCGCTCGCTTGGACCAAGTGGCTCGTGGTTCAACGCCCCAAGAGCGGTAGCTATTGGGTGCTCCTGGGTGACATCCAAACCGATCTCGGTGACAAGGCCTCTGCGAAAGATGCGTACACGAAGGCGCTGCAGGTAGAGCCTGGGAATCGCGAAGCGCAAGCCCGCTTGCGCTGA
- the sthA gene encoding Si-specific NAD(P)(+) transhydrogenase codes for MTDTDDPATPRAPHDAEYDLVVVGGGPAGEKGAVQAAYFGKRVALVERAVDPGGACVHTGTLPSKTLREASLFLAGHRHRELYGISVAVERCAAAPRLASRKDAVRAEEVARMRWNLERHHVELIHGYGRFRGPHELAVTRPDGSELLLRAKHFLVATGSSPYRPSSIDFDDPDIEDSDSVLELAQVPASLTVIGAGVIGCEYATLFAELGVKVTLVEARAEILGFLDDELVRRLESAMRSKGMLLHFGDGHESVKRDERGIVTRLASGTEVVSEQLLFAAGRGGNTKSLGLTELGIEIDKRGYIKVDADYQTAVPSIRAAGDCIGFPALASTSMEQARVAVCHAFGFAYKRSMDTLLPYGIYTIPEVSAVGLTEEDAEAEKRDIVVGRAFYRDNARGKIIGDHEGIVKLVFDKQTRKLIGCHCMGDRASELVHIGQTAIALGGTVDTFIELVFNFPTLSETFKYAAYDALSGFD; via the coding sequence GTGACGGACACCGACGACCCAGCGACTCCCCGTGCACCGCACGACGCGGAGTACGATCTGGTGGTCGTCGGTGGTGGACCCGCCGGAGAGAAGGGCGCCGTCCAGGCTGCCTACTTCGGCAAACGCGTGGCGTTGGTGGAGCGCGCAGTGGACCCCGGAGGCGCTTGCGTCCACACGGGGACACTGCCTTCGAAGACGTTGCGAGAAGCGAGTCTCTTTCTCGCTGGGCACCGCCATCGAGAGCTCTACGGGATATCCGTCGCCGTAGAGCGGTGCGCCGCCGCGCCGCGCTTGGCAAGCCGCAAGGACGCCGTACGAGCTGAAGAGGTGGCGCGCATGCGCTGGAACCTCGAGCGCCATCACGTCGAGCTGATCCACGGCTACGGTCGCTTTCGCGGACCACATGAACTCGCGGTCACGCGGCCTGACGGCAGCGAGCTACTGCTCCGCGCCAAACATTTCCTGGTGGCAACTGGCTCGAGCCCGTACCGCCCTTCCAGCATCGACTTCGATGATCCGGACATCGAGGACTCGGACAGCGTGCTCGAGCTCGCGCAGGTGCCGGCGTCGCTGACGGTGATCGGTGCGGGTGTGATCGGTTGCGAGTACGCGACGCTGTTCGCGGAGCTTGGCGTGAAGGTGACCCTCGTCGAGGCTCGCGCGGAGATCCTCGGCTTCCTGGATGATGAGCTGGTTCGCCGCCTCGAGAGCGCGATGCGCAGCAAGGGCATGCTGCTTCACTTTGGCGATGGTCACGAATCAGTGAAGCGCGACGAGCGTGGGATCGTGACGCGCCTCGCGTCGGGGACGGAGGTCGTCTCCGAGCAGCTGCTGTTCGCCGCTGGTCGCGGGGGCAACACCAAGAGCCTGGGTCTCACGGAGCTCGGCATCGAGATCGACAAGCGTGGCTACATCAAGGTCGACGCCGACTATCAGACCGCGGTGCCCAGCATTCGGGCGGCGGGTGATTGCATCGGCTTCCCGGCTCTCGCTTCGACGTCGATGGAGCAGGCGCGCGTCGCCGTGTGTCATGCCTTCGGTTTTGCCTACAAGCGATCCATGGACACGCTGTTACCGTACGGCATCTACACAATCCCCGAGGTCTCGGCGGTCGGCCTTACGGAGGAAGACGCTGAGGCGGAGAAGCGCGATATCGTCGTGGGGCGGGCTTTCTACCGGGACAACGCGCGCGGCAAGATCATCGGAGACCATGAAGGCATCGTGAAGCTGGTGTTCGACAAGCAGACACGCAAGCTGATCGGTTGTCACTGCATGGGAGATCGCGCGTCCGAGCTGGTGCACATCGGGCAGACGGCGATCGCGCTCGGAGGCACCGTCGACACGTTCATCGAGCTCGTGTTCAACTTCCCGACGCTTTCGGAAACGTTCAAGTACGCCGCTTACGACGCGCTGTCCGGATTCGACTGA
- a CDS encoding cellulose binding domain-containing protein: MHKMLANRRFFALLVAGLLPLGCVEGEPVGSATRPLVVESAACKVQYEVSSQWNGGFVANVTLTNKGSAKQSWVLEWDFPSGQRVTSDWNATLSQSGAAVSAENVSWNGRIGGGESKSFGFTASTSGSNGLPSEFWLNGESCSGSNPSGGQGGAGGSGGGAGTGASGGTTGGGGAGGSGAGASGSSGSGGGAGCSAEPFRAGTSYGAGDVVENVGRYFQCKPFPFSGWCGIRGYEPGTGLYWQDAWDEVASCGAGGSGGAGGSGGSGGSTAGSGGSGGGTAGTGSGGSGGSGGSGGSSGSTGFSALISESQFNAMFPNRNSFYTYWDLVSATATYPSFAGTGDDTTKKREVAAFLANMAHETGELVYIEEIAKGEYCTPSPGCPCAPGKRYYGRGPIQLSWNYNYCAAGQALGLNLQADPDLVARDAKVAWQTGLWFWMTQTGAGSQTAHNGIVGGSFAETIRTINGSLECNGGNPAQVQARVSYYEQFCALLGVSPGNNLYC, translated from the coding sequence ATGCACAAGATGCTAGCCAATCGTCGGTTCTTTGCGCTGCTCGTCGCAGGTTTGCTCCCGCTTGGGTGTGTTGAGGGCGAACCCGTGGGGAGCGCAACACGTCCGTTGGTCGTCGAGAGCGCTGCCTGCAAGGTGCAGTATGAGGTGAGCAGCCAGTGGAATGGTGGCTTCGTGGCGAACGTCACGCTGACCAACAAGGGCAGCGCCAAGCAGAGTTGGGTGCTCGAGTGGGACTTCCCGAGCGGCCAGCGCGTGACCAGCGACTGGAATGCAACGCTGTCGCAATCCGGGGCGGCGGTCAGTGCCGAGAACGTGAGCTGGAATGGGCGGATCGGGGGAGGGGAGTCGAAGAGCTTCGGCTTCACCGCGTCCACGAGCGGGAGCAATGGCCTGCCGAGCGAGTTCTGGCTCAACGGTGAGTCGTGCAGCGGGTCGAACCCAAGCGGCGGTCAAGGCGGCGCAGGAGGCTCTGGTGGAGGCGCTGGCACCGGGGCGAGCGGTGGCACGACCGGCGGCGGTGGAGCCGGAGGGTCTGGCGCCGGAGCCAGCGGCAGCAGCGGTTCAGGTGGTGGCGCGGGATGCAGCGCGGAGCCGTTCCGCGCGGGAACGAGCTATGGCGCGGGTGATGTGGTGGAGAACGTGGGGCGCTACTTCCAGTGCAAGCCCTTCCCGTTCTCTGGCTGGTGCGGGATCCGTGGCTACGAGCCGGGAACTGGTCTCTACTGGCAGGACGCGTGGGACGAGGTCGCGTCCTGTGGCGCAGGCGGCAGCGGTGGCGCAGGCGGCAGCGGTGGCTCCGGTGGTAGCACGGCAGGCAGCGGCGGTTCAGGCGGCGGCACCGCGGGTACGGGCAGCGGTGGTTCTGGTGGCAGCGGCGGTTCTGGTGGCAGCAGCGGTAGCACTGGCTTCTCGGCTCTGATCAGCGAGAGTCAGTTCAACGCCATGTTCCCCAACCGGAACAGCTTCTACACCTACTGGGACCTGGTCAGCGCCACTGCGACCTATCCTAGCTTCGCCGGAACCGGAGACGACACCACGAAGAAGCGGGAGGTCGCGGCGTTCCTGGCGAACATGGCGCACGAGACGGGGGAGCTCGTGTACATCGAAGAGATCGCCAAGGGCGAGTATTGTACGCCCAGCCCGGGCTGCCCCTGTGCCCCAGGGAAACGCTACTACGGTCGCGGCCCGATTCAGCTGAGCTGGAACTACAACTACTGCGCAGCGGGTCAAGCCCTGGGGCTAAACCTGCAAGCGGACCCCGACTTGGTAGCGCGCGACGCGAAGGTCGCCTGGCAAACGGGGCTCTGGTTCTGGATGACTCAAACCGGCGCAGGCAGCCAGACCGCTCACAACGGCATTGTTGGCGGCAGCTTCGCTGAGACGATCCGCACCATCAACGGATCCCTGGAGTGCAACGGCGGGAACCCCGCCCAGGTTCAGGCGCGGGTGAGCTACTACGAGCAGTTCTGTGCCCTGCTAGGAGTTTCCCCGGGGAACAATCTCTACTGTTGA
- the mgtE gene encoding magnesium transporter, with protein MQLARLIGPELKALLEESPAELQELLDDIHPEDVADVIEELERDHAAKVLESLPTEYAAQVFERLDDPVQESLAEAMGVEVAAELAVEMDTDDLADFVDDLPPEMSLPLIKRLEELDAEVATEVRELRQWQDTSAGGLMTTDYLWVEPGLTVQGAMEEIRKQAVDAETLDAIYVVDSEDLVKGYLRIRDVLLADPMAKVEEVMRLNLISVPPEMDQEDVARTLGKYDMNTLPVVDERGVILGVITADDILDVLAEEQSEDVHKMGAIDPLSETYFETSLLTFVKKRAPWLLVLFVGGFFTATAIQHFDGVLASIAHLSFYLPMLISAGGNSGSQSSTLITRGLAVGDVHHRDWWRVLARELSQGLILGGTLGAVGALRVVVAGENSTFALLVAVTLVSIVVMGCVVGGMMPLLLSRIGLDPATSSTPFIATLVDVLGIMIYLGLARWLLLESGMAAFTGSG; from the coding sequence ATGCAGCTGGCACGGCTCATCGGTCCGGAGCTGAAGGCGCTCCTCGAGGAGAGCCCGGCGGAGCTGCAAGAGCTGCTGGACGACATCCACCCCGAAGACGTCGCTGACGTCATCGAGGAGCTGGAGCGCGACCACGCCGCCAAGGTGCTCGAGAGCCTGCCGACGGAGTACGCCGCCCAAGTCTTCGAGCGCCTCGACGACCCGGTGCAGGAGTCGCTGGCCGAGGCAATGGGTGTCGAAGTCGCCGCGGAGCTCGCGGTGGAGATGGACACCGACGACCTAGCGGACTTCGTCGACGATCTCCCCCCGGAAATGAGCCTGCCGCTGATCAAGCGGCTCGAGGAGCTGGACGCCGAAGTCGCTACGGAAGTGCGCGAGCTACGTCAGTGGCAGGACACTTCCGCGGGTGGTCTGATGACCACGGACTACCTCTGGGTGGAGCCCGGCCTCACGGTGCAGGGCGCGATGGAGGAAATCCGCAAGCAAGCCGTCGACGCCGAGACGCTGGACGCGATCTATGTGGTCGACAGCGAAGACCTGGTGAAGGGCTACTTGCGGATCCGTGACGTGCTCCTGGCGGACCCGATGGCGAAGGTGGAAGAGGTCATGCGCCTCAACCTGATCAGCGTGCCGCCCGAGATGGACCAGGAGGACGTCGCGCGTACCCTGGGGAAATACGACATGAACACCCTGCCCGTGGTCGACGAGCGAGGTGTAATTCTGGGCGTCATCACGGCGGACGACATCCTAGACGTCTTGGCCGAGGAGCAGAGCGAAGACGTCCACAAGATGGGCGCCATCGACCCCCTGAGCGAGACGTATTTCGAGACGTCGCTGTTGACCTTCGTCAAGAAGCGGGCGCCCTGGCTGCTGGTGCTGTTCGTCGGCGGTTTCTTCACGGCAACGGCGATTCAACACTTCGACGGGGTGCTCGCCTCGATCGCTCACTTGAGCTTCTACCTGCCGATGTTGATCTCGGCGGGAGGCAACTCCGGCTCTCAGTCTTCAACGCTGATCACCCGCGGGCTTGCGGTGGGCGATGTGCACCATCGCGACTGGTGGCGGGTCCTCGCTAGAGAGCTCAGCCAGGGGCTGATCCTCGGCGGTACTCTCGGCGCCGTCGGGGCGCTGCGGGTGGTTGTCGCGGGGGAGAACTCCACGTTCGCGTTGCTCGTCGCGGTGACGCTAGTCTCCATCGTCGTGATGGGGTGCGTGGTTGGCGGGATGATGCCGCTGCTCTTGAGCCGGATTGGCCTCGACCCGGCGACGAGTTCGACTCCGTTCATCGCCACTCTGGTCGATGTCTTGGGCATCATGATCTACCTCGGGCTCGCCCGCTGGCTCCTGCTCGAGAGTGGCATGGCGGCGTTCACGGGCAGCGGATAG
- a CDS encoding serine/threonine protein kinase codes for MSMETQNCRVCGAKLGSGRFCHQCGAVVQVAPGADPLIGRVLNDRYRVLRVLGEGGMGVVYEGEQAIGGSSRRVAIKTLRDVHDSVLVARFYRECETLAGLAHPNTVRVYDFGETSDGVLFIVMEYVDGKSLSELLEDGPLAPARAAHIVRQIASALSEAHGQGVIHRDLKPDNIYVVRRGEREVVKLLDFGIARRCRPDGTTQDVKLTNDGSVLGTPAYMSPEQFTESTVDQHSDIYALAVITYELLTGEMPYGDANTPWEWASRHMSSEPVPLVTRGLTVDPAIETVIFKGLAKDPHKRPDTAIEFAEQFDAAIAGTLDTLEVPSSRGKRTGTEAMRATPGHTGLPTQASMGVPMAASPMAMPPLVFTPMPQERPRKRSKLPAILATLALALGGATLAVAMDQGLIDTSGETTVATQELAPAAQLTEVAPIEAEPPALEPELNQSIPEEPVSQAPVPRAPSRPAPAPAPTPEPTIPGVVLPLPIPTFTPPATSQPEPPPAPTPAPSSTPAPPKLEIPNLLKRIPRPSVKPSASPSSSAPAPTPAPSSTTPRLKRLPKLGN; via the coding sequence GTGAGCATGGAAACGCAGAACTGTCGAGTGTGCGGCGCGAAGCTGGGATCCGGGCGCTTCTGTCACCAGTGCGGCGCGGTGGTGCAGGTCGCCCCAGGCGCTGACCCGCTGATTGGTCGCGTCCTCAACGACCGATACCGCGTGCTGAGAGTACTCGGCGAAGGCGGGATGGGCGTCGTGTACGAGGGCGAGCAAGCCATCGGTGGCAGCTCGCGCCGGGTTGCGATCAAGACGCTGCGTGATGTCCACGACTCGGTGCTCGTTGCGCGGTTCTATCGCGAGTGCGAGACGCTTGCCGGTTTGGCCCATCCCAACACCGTGCGTGTCTACGACTTCGGCGAGACCAGCGATGGCGTGCTGTTCATCGTGATGGAGTATGTCGACGGCAAGTCACTCAGCGAGTTGCTCGAGGACGGGCCGTTAGCGCCAGCGCGCGCCGCGCACATCGTGCGACAGATCGCCAGCGCTCTCAGTGAGGCACACGGTCAAGGCGTCATCCACCGCGACCTCAAGCCCGACAACATCTACGTGGTGCGCCGCGGTGAGCGCGAAGTGGTGAAGCTGCTCGACTTTGGCATCGCGAGGCGTTGCCGTCCGGATGGGACCACCCAGGACGTCAAGCTAACCAACGACGGCAGTGTGCTCGGTACCCCGGCGTACATGAGCCCCGAGCAGTTCACCGAGTCCACGGTCGACCAGCACAGCGACATCTATGCGCTCGCGGTGATCACGTACGAGCTCTTGACCGGCGAGATGCCGTACGGAGATGCCAACACTCCCTGGGAGTGGGCCAGCCGCCACATGAGCTCCGAGCCCGTGCCGTTGGTCACTCGCGGCCTCACGGTGGACCCCGCGATCGAGACGGTGATCTTCAAGGGCCTCGCTAAAGATCCTCACAAGCGGCCCGACACTGCCATCGAGTTTGCTGAGCAATTCGATGCAGCGATCGCCGGCACGCTAGACACCCTGGAGGTGCCATCGTCCCGCGGGAAGCGCACCGGCACAGAGGCCATGCGCGCAACCCCTGGTCACACCGGCCTGCCGACTCAGGCCAGCATGGGTGTACCGATGGCAGCTTCACCGATGGCGATGCCGCCCCTGGTGTTCACGCCGATGCCGCAGGAGCGGCCACGCAAGCGCTCCAAGCTGCCGGCCATCCTCGCGACGCTTGCACTTGCACTGGGCGGCGCCACGCTCGCGGTCGCGATGGATCAAGGCTTGATCGACACGAGCGGCGAGACCACGGTCGCAACCCAGGAGCTGGCTCCCGCTGCCCAGCTGACTGAGGTGGCGCCCATCGAAGCCGAGCCTCCGGCGCTGGAACCCGAGCTCAATCAGAGTATCCCTGAGGAACCAGTCTCTCAGGCTCCGGTCCCGAGGGCGCCGAGTCGCCCGGCCCCCGCTCCGGCTCCAACCCCAGAACCGACGATCCCTGGTGTGGTGCTTCCGCTACCGATCCCCACTTTCACGCCGCCGGCGACAAGCCAGCCCGAGCCCCCGCCAGCCCCCACGCCAGCCCCAAGCAGCACCCCGGCGCCCCCCAAGCTCGAGATCCCGAACCTGCTCAAGCGCATCCCGCGGCCCTCGGTAAAGCCCTCGGCTTCACCTTCGTCCAGCGCCCCGGCGCCAACCCCAGCACCCTCATCCACGACCCCCCGCCTGAAGCGCCTACCTAAGCTTGGGAACTAG
- a CDS encoding GFA family protein — MSDMKTYQGGCHCGNVRYEVQLELGEVMTCNCSICSKTGTMLAFVPEAQFKLLQGEESLSDYQFNKNVIHHLFCKNCGIRSFARGIGPGGQVMAAVNVRCLDDIDLGALKIKQVDGKSY; from the coding sequence ATGAGTGACATGAAGACGTATCAAGGTGGCTGTCACTGCGGCAACGTGCGGTACGAAGTACAGCTCGAGCTGGGCGAGGTGATGACCTGCAACTGCTCCATCTGCTCCAAGACGGGCACGATGCTAGCGTTCGTCCCTGAAGCGCAGTTCAAGCTGTTGCAAGGTGAGGAGTCGCTCAGCGACTATCAGTTCAACAAGAACGTGATCCATCACCTGTTCTGCAAGAACTGCGGCATTCGCTCGTTTGCGCGCGGAATCGGACCTGGCGGCCAGGTGATGGCGGCGGTGAACGTGCGCTGCTTGGACGATATCGACCTTGGAGCGCTGAAGATCAAGCAGGTCGACGGCAAGAGCTACTGA
- a CDS encoding DoxX family protein has translation MPTRAQLVSAYVMAFFYTSAGVMHFVNPSFFVQIVPSMLPFPLLIVYVSGVAELTLGVGLALSRTRHWAAWGVVALLVAVYPANLYHWLAGVQVDGMQVPGFYHPLRALIQLLLIAWAAWLARSTRPVKVTSS, from the coding sequence ATGCCGACACGTGCTCAGCTCGTCAGCGCCTACGTGATGGCGTTTTTCTACACCAGCGCCGGGGTGATGCACTTCGTGAACCCCAGCTTCTTCGTGCAGATCGTGCCGAGCATGCTCCCGTTCCCTCTGCTCATCGTCTATGTGAGCGGTGTGGCGGAGCTGACCTTGGGCGTCGGCTTGGCGCTCTCGAGGACGCGGCACTGGGCGGCGTGGGGCGTGGTGGCGCTGCTCGTCGCGGTGTATCCGGCGAACCTCTATCACTGGCTCGCCGGAGTGCAGGTGGATGGGATGCAGGTTCCCGGCTTCTATCATCCGCTGCGCGCGTTGATTCAGCTCTTGCTCATCGCCTGGGCGGCTTGGCTCGCCCGCAGCACGCGCCCAGTGAAGGTCACAAGCAGTTGA